One segment of Acidovorax sp. DW039 DNA contains the following:
- the hflX gene encoding GTPase HflX produces the protein MPLVVAPKVILVGVDLGAPHFDAELEELALLAQTAGLHPVAKITCKRKAPDAALFVGSGKADEIRMLIQAYGAVEVLFDQALSPAQQRNLERHLERPVNDRTFLILEIFAQRARSHEGKLQVELAKLQYLSTRLVRRWSHLERQRGGIGTRGGPGETQIELDRRMIGDAIKRTKERLQRVKLQRSTQRRQRERRNAFSVSLVGYTNAGKSTLFNSLVKARAYAADQLFATLDTTTRQLYLSEAEVSVSLSDTVGFIRDLPHGLIDAFQATLQEAVDADLLLHVVDASSESFPEQIIQVMQVLSEIGASSIPQILVFNKSDVMSMELTPRRLQDTYELDGTVTPRLFVSARTGDGIKELRTALAKAVLLRRESISPSVQAESLISHDHLGTMHE, from the coding sequence ATGCCCTTAGTTGTTGCACCGAAAGTAATTTTGGTAGGTGTTGATCTTGGTGCTCCCCACTTTGATGCGGAGTTGGAGGAACTCGCCCTGCTGGCTCAAACCGCGGGACTCCATCCTGTTGCCAAGATAACTTGCAAACGTAAAGCACCTGACGCAGCTTTGTTTGTCGGTAGTGGAAAGGCAGACGAGATTCGTATGCTCATACAAGCATACGGCGCTGTGGAGGTACTGTTTGATCAAGCGCTAAGCCCTGCACAACAACGTAATCTGGAGCGCCATCTAGAGCGGCCGGTGAATGATCGGACGTTTCTTATTTTGGAGATATTTGCGCAAAGGGCCCGAAGTCACGAAGGGAAACTTCAGGTCGAGTTGGCAAAACTGCAGTATCTGAGTACCAGGTTGGTGAGGCGCTGGTCTCACTTGGAGCGTCAGCGAGGTGGCATTGGCACTCGTGGCGGTCCAGGTGAAACCCAGATTGAGTTGGATCGTCGAATGATTGGCGATGCGATCAAAAGAACTAAAGAACGTCTGCAGCGGGTCAAATTGCAGCGATCCACGCAGCGTAGGCAGAGAGAGCGTCGAAATGCCTTTTCTGTTTCTTTGGTTGGTTATACCAATGCTGGCAAGTCCACTTTGTTTAATTCGCTCGTGAAGGCGCGGGCATATGCGGCAGACCAGTTGTTTGCCACTTTGGACACTACAACGCGCCAGCTGTACTTGTCTGAAGCTGAGGTATCAGTTTCGCTGTCTGACACAGTAGGCTTCATCAGAGACTTGCCTCATGGCTTGATCGATGCCTTTCAGGCCACTCTTCAGGAGGCCGTGGATGCGGATCTTCTTCTGCACGTGGTCGACGCCTCAAGTGAGTCATTTCCTGAGCAAATTATCCAAGTAATGCAGGTGTTGTCAGAAATAGGCGCCTCGTCCATCCCGCAGATATTGGTTTTCAATAAGTCGGATGTGATGTCGATGGAATTGACTCCGCGCCGATTGCAAGACACCTACGAGCTTGACGGCACGGTTACCCCTAGATTGTTTGTGAGCGCGCGTACTGGAGACGGAATCAAGGAGCTGCGTACCGCTCTTGCGAAGGCGGTTCTCCTTCGGCGAGAGTCGATATCCCCAAGCGTGCAAGCTGAATCTCTCATCTCACACGACCACCTTGGCACAATGCATGAGTAG
- the hfq gene encoding RNA chaperone Hfq: MSNKGQLLQDPFLNALRREHVPVSIYLVNGIKLQGQIESFDQYVVLLRNTVTQMVYKHAISTIVPGRAVNFSTAESSEADANA; encoded by the coding sequence GTGAGCAATAAAGGCCAACTTCTCCAAGATCCATTCCTCAACGCCTTGCGGCGTGAGCATGTCCCTGTATCCATCTATTTGGTGAATGGCATCAAGCTTCAGGGGCAGATCGAGTCTTTTGATCAGTATGTAGTGCTGCTGCGTAACACAGTCACTCAGATGGTCTACAAGCACGCCATCTCTACGATTGTTCCCGGCCGTGCAGTGAATTTCTCCACAGCGGAGTCATCCGAAGCGGATGCCAACGCGTAG
- the der gene encoding ribosome biogenesis GTPase Der — MKPVIALVGRPNVGKSTLFNRLTKTRDAIVADFAGLTRDRHYGNGRQGKKEYIVVDTGGFEPDASSGIYREMAKQTQQAVAEADVVLFLVDARAGVSAQDHDIAKYLRRLGKPCLLVANKAEGMLEGLQLAEFYELGLGQVQGVSAAHGQGIRDLIDQAFELLNIPEAVEDELDATPSDVIKLAVAGRPNVGKSTLINTWLGEERLVAFDMPGTTRDAISVPFEKNGQKFELVDTAGLRRKGKVFEAIEKFSVVKTLQAIESANVVLLLLDATQGVTDQDAHIAGYILESGRAVVLAINKWDAVDDYERQMLERSIESRLSFLKFASLHFISAKKRQGLGPLWTSIAQAYKAANCKMPTPVLTRLLQEAVQFQSPQRSGMFRPKLRYAHQGGMNPPVIVIHGNSLEHVTAAYKRFLESRFRKEFGLVGTPLRIEMKTSHNPFKDETEG; from the coding sequence ATGAAGCCAGTTATTGCCCTCGTTGGGCGCCCGAATGTCGGTAAGTCGACGCTCTTCAACCGTCTGACGAAGACTCGCGACGCCATCGTTGCCGATTTTGCAGGCCTGACCCGAGATCGTCATTACGGCAACGGAAGACAGGGGAAGAAAGAATATATCGTCGTAGATACGGGTGGTTTTGAGCCCGATGCTTCCTCTGGTATTTACCGCGAAATGGCCAAGCAAACACAGCAGGCTGTAGCCGAAGCTGATGTAGTACTCTTTCTCGTTGATGCCCGTGCTGGAGTTTCTGCCCAGGACCACGATATTGCCAAGTACCTGAGACGCTTGGGCAAACCCTGTCTGTTGGTTGCCAACAAAGCAGAGGGCATGCTTGAAGGTCTTCAGTTGGCTGAATTCTACGAACTGGGGTTAGGTCAAGTTCAGGGGGTTTCTGCTGCTCATGGTCAGGGAATTCGGGACCTAATTGATCAGGCTTTCGAATTGCTCAATATCCCCGAGGCGGTGGAGGATGAACTGGATGCAACACCTTCTGACGTAATCAAGCTGGCCGTTGCGGGACGACCTAACGTTGGTAAATCGACACTTATCAACACGTGGCTAGGCGAGGAAAGACTAGTTGCATTTGATATGCCTGGCACCACTCGTGATGCCATATCGGTCCCATTTGAGAAAAATGGACAGAAATTTGAGTTGGTAGACACCGCAGGATTACGTCGTAAAGGCAAGGTGTTTGAGGCTATCGAGAAATTCTCTGTGGTGAAGACATTGCAGGCGATTGAGTCAGCCAACGTGGTTCTGTTGCTACTTGATGCCACGCAAGGTGTGACAGACCAGGACGCTCACATCGCAGGCTACATACTTGAGAGTGGTCGTGCAGTTGTTTTGGCTATCAATAAATGGGATGCGGTGGATGACTATGAGCGGCAAATGCTGGAGCGTTCCATCGAGTCTCGTCTGTCGTTCTTGAAGTTTGCGTCTTTGCATTTCATCTCGGCCAAGAAACGACAGGGGTTGGGACCGTTGTGGACCTCTATCGCTCAAGCTTACAAGGCTGCTAACTGCAAGATGCCCACGCCAGTGTTGACCCGACTGCTGCAGGAGGCAGTTCAGTTTCAAAGTCCACAGCGCTCTGGCATGTTTCGACCAAAGCTGCGTTATGCGCATCAGGGTGGCATGAACCCCCCGGTGATTGTTATCCACGGCAATTCTCTTGAGCATGTGACGGCTGCTTACAAGCGATTTCTCGAAAGTCGTTTTCGGAAGGAGTTCGGGCTTGTGGGAACACCCCTGCGCATCGAAATGAAGACTTCTCACAATCCTTTCAAGGACGAGACTGAAGGCTGA
- the bamB gene encoding outer membrane protein assembly factor BamB produces the protein MSTLLSSRWLRVTPVVLSALLSACSFWGSSKVAPPDLGENVPLLGVRQVWTSKVGAVALPAMDVRVQDNRVLLSSADGVVAAIDARTGGDIWRATLGESLSAGAGGDGKYAAVVSRANVLIFLNEGRELWRQALPSQVFTAPLVAGGRVFVLSADRSVLAFDMQTGKKLWTQLRQSSDTLVLKQAGVIVPVGDTLVVGLSGRLVGLNPDTGTPRWEVPLASPRGVNDVERLVDLVGRVSRSGDSLCARAFQATVGCVNVLRDRASVTWTQSASGSEGVHGDAEAVYGTENNGQVIAWRREDGSRLWSTDRLKLRKLTAPLALGRSVVVGDDYGWVHFLGRSDGAPLNRVATDTSGVAAAPVVAADTLVVVTRSGAIYGFRPD, from the coding sequence ATGTCTACTCTTCTTTCGTCCAGATGGTTGAGAGTGACGCCTGTCGTTCTCTCTGCGCTATTGAGTGCTTGTTCATTCTGGGGGAGTAGCAAGGTAGCTCCTCCAGATCTGGGTGAAAACGTCCCTTTGCTTGGGGTTCGCCAAGTATGGACCTCCAAGGTGGGTGCTGTTGCTCTTCCCGCAATGGACGTGCGGGTGCAGGATAACCGCGTGTTATTGAGTTCGGCCGATGGTGTCGTTGCCGCTATCGATGCTCGTACTGGAGGGGATATCTGGAGGGCGACGCTGGGTGAGTCGCTGTCCGCGGGAGCGGGTGGAGATGGCAAATATGCTGCGGTGGTTTCCCGTGCAAATGTCTTGATCTTCCTGAATGAGGGGCGAGAGCTTTGGCGTCAAGCCCTCCCTTCGCAAGTCTTCACAGCACCATTGGTTGCCGGGGGGCGTGTGTTTGTATTGTCCGCAGACCGTTCTGTTCTTGCGTTCGACATGCAGACGGGTAAGAAGTTGTGGACGCAACTCCGGCAGAGCAGCGATACCCTGGTTTTGAAGCAGGCGGGAGTCATTGTCCCCGTTGGTGACACTTTAGTGGTGGGGTTGTCAGGACGTTTGGTTGGGCTGAATCCGGATACCGGTACCCCCCGTTGGGAAGTCCCGCTCGCCAGCCCTCGCGGCGTCAACGATGTTGAACGCTTGGTGGACTTGGTAGGCAGAGTGAGTCGCTCTGGTGATTCCCTGTGCGCACGAGCATTTCAAGCCACCGTTGGGTGTGTAAATGTCTTGCGTGATCGCGCATCAGTGACTTGGACGCAGTCTGCAAGTGGCTCCGAGGGAGTGCATGGTGATGCCGAAGCAGTTTACGGTACGGAAAACAATGGACAAGTTATCGCCTGGCGGAGAGAGGATGGTTCTCGACTGTGGTCTACCGATCGGCTCAAGTTGCGTAAGCTGACTGCACCCTTGGCGCTTGGCCGTTCCGTGGTTGTGGGCGACGACTATGGTTGGGTGCACTTTTTGGGGCGCTCTGATGGCGCTCCTTTGAATCGTGTCGCCACGGATACCTCTGGCGTGGCTGCGGCCCCTGTGGTGGCGGCTGATACCTTGGTCGTTGTGACTCGGTCTGGGGCAATTTACGGCTTCCGTCCAGATTGA
- a CDS encoding tetratricopeptide repeat protein codes for MANHLDLEEQEQLDQLKHFWNTWGTPISAVAVIVMAGLAGWNGYQYWQNRQASQAAALLDAVEIAVQAKDQSRLEQAFADLQSKYAGTPQADMAGFALAKSMQESGKPDAAKAALGWISEHSSDAGYKAVAKLRQATVLMEQKEFEAALKLLQTNFPAEFEAVAADRRGDVLMLMGKTSEAVSEYTRAFKGLEEGLEYRRLVEVKLNALGVDPQNAQPGTVASSEVKK; via the coding sequence ATGGCAAATCACTTAGATCTCGAAGAACAGGAACAGCTTGACCAGCTCAAGCATTTCTGGAACACATGGGGAACACCCATCAGCGCCGTCGCCGTCATTGTGATGGCGGGTCTTGCTGGGTGGAATGGATACCAATACTGGCAAAACCGCCAAGCATCGCAAGCTGCAGCGCTCCTGGATGCGGTAGAAATTGCTGTTCAGGCCAAGGATCAAAGCAGGCTGGAACAGGCATTTGCTGATCTTCAGTCGAAATATGCGGGTACCCCGCAAGCTGACATGGCAGGCTTCGCGTTGGCAAAGTCCATGCAGGAGAGCGGCAAGCCCGATGCTGCTAAAGCAGCACTTGGCTGGATCTCTGAGCATTCATCGGACGCAGGCTACAAGGCTGTCGCTAAACTGCGACAAGCTACTGTCCTGATGGAGCAGAAGGAGTTTGAAGCTGCTCTGAAGTTGCTTCAGACGAATTTCCCTGCGGAGTTCGAAGCGGTGGCGGCTGACAGGCGAGGTGATGTACTGATGCTGATGGGCAAAACAAGTGAGGCAGTGTCCGAATACACCCGTGCCTTTAAAGGCTTGGAAGAGGGGTTGGAATATCGGCGTCTTGTCGAAGTCAAACTTAATGCTCTAGGCGTAGATCCGCAGAATGCTCAGCCTGGCACCGTAGCTTCCTCCGAAGTTAAAAAATGA
- the hisS gene encoding histidine--tRNA ligase, whose amino-acid sequence MASSKSEKVTSVKGMNDILPLDSARWEWLEAKVRDLMARYAYRNIRTPIVEQTALFVRGLGEVTDIVEKEMYSFEDRLNGEQLTLRPEATAGVVRAVAENSLLYDGGKRLYYMGPMFRHEKPQRGRYRQFHQIGAEALGFPGAEVDAELILLANALWRELGLQNVRLELNSLGQPAERQAHRAALIAYLEQHMDALDEEARRRLYSNPLRILDTKNPALQAIVNAAPKLIEFLGEESLSHFNAVKAILDANGVAWTLNPRLVRGMDYYNLTVFEFVTDQLGSQGTICGGGRYDYLMEQIGGKPAPAVGWALGVERVLELLKEQGRAEVNVAPDVYAVVPNAASLPRAIAVVEQLRELGVSVQIHASTDAAGSMGSMKSQFKRADASGASFALVFGEAELERDVVAVKSLRDGEGSQIEQPLAQIASWGSTLQSRPVH is encoded by the coding sequence ATGGCCTCTTCAAAATCCGAAAAAGTCACTTCCGTCAAAGGCATGAATGACATTCTTCCCCTCGACTCGGCTCGATGGGAATGGCTTGAGGCCAAGGTGAGAGACCTCATGGCGCGGTACGCCTATCGCAACATCCGTACCCCCATCGTTGAGCAAACTGCTCTCTTTGTGCGCGGTTTGGGTGAGGTGACGGATATTGTGGAGAAGGAGATGTACTCCTTTGAGGATCGACTGAATGGTGAGCAGCTCACTCTCCGACCTGAGGCGACGGCGGGTGTAGTGCGTGCCGTTGCTGAGAACTCTTTGTTGTACGACGGTGGTAAGCGCCTGTACTACATGGGGCCTATGTTTCGGCATGAAAAGCCTCAGCGTGGCCGTTACAGACAATTCCACCAGATTGGTGCCGAGGCCTTGGGTTTTCCAGGCGCTGAGGTGGATGCCGAATTGATTTTGCTTGCGAACGCCCTGTGGCGGGAACTGGGACTCCAGAACGTTCGCCTGGAGCTCAATAGCTTGGGTCAGCCAGCCGAGCGGCAGGCCCACAGGGCAGCTTTGATCGCTTATCTGGAGCAACACATGGACGCTTTGGATGAGGAGGCACGGCGGCGCCTGTACAGCAACCCTTTGCGTATTCTTGATACCAAGAATCCCGCGCTCCAGGCTATCGTGAATGCAGCCCCGAAACTGATCGAGTTTCTGGGCGAAGAGTCCTTGTCGCACTTCAATGCTGTTAAAGCCATTCTGGATGCCAATGGTGTTGCGTGGACCCTCAACCCACGACTGGTCCGCGGTATGGACTACTACAACTTGACGGTGTTTGAGTTTGTGACGGATCAGTTGGGCTCTCAAGGGACCATCTGTGGCGGTGGCCGTTACGATTACCTCATGGAGCAAATCGGCGGTAAACCTGCACCAGCCGTGGGGTGGGCGCTGGGTGTGGAGCGGGTCCTGGAGTTGCTCAAAGAGCAAGGACGTGCAGAGGTGAATGTGGCCCCTGATGTGTATGCGGTTGTTCCGAATGCAGCCTCTTTGCCTCGTGCGATAGCTGTAGTGGAACAGTTGAGGGAGTTGGGAGTGAGCGTTCAGATCCATGCCTCCACTGATGCGGCCGGTAGCATGGGTAGCATGAAGTCTCAGTTCAAACGTGCAGACGCCAGCGGTGCCTCTTTTGCACTGGTGTTTGGTGAGGCAGAACTCGAGAGAGACGTGGTCGCTGTCAAGTCGTTGCGCGATGGGGAAGGATCGCAGATTGAGCAACCCTTGGCCCAAATTGCTTCTTGGGGCAGCACCCTACAATCCCGTCCAGTTCACTGA